A section of the Hevea brasiliensis isolate MT/VB/25A 57/8 chromosome 17, ASM3005281v1, whole genome shotgun sequence genome encodes:
- the LOC110670168 gene encoding protein YLS7: MILDSPKGVPGLVALPRSLSSMAVTVGGLAIFLVLGSLLLISYPIGSTVHGYFYGVDNSNKLALPVFPSNESNTDSSLDRNVDVINRNSSSGPSLEVPISSSGVNDSVNDIDKNSLPSESDLQIPSANARQEVGVKEKGSSVASSAKRNVVSDNSGSADKGSDESSTTTSAPDSESEAKPVLSDVPSNTTPISSEDSGCDLYHGIWFFDSQGPSYTNNTCPVLTQMQNCQGNGRPDKEYENWRWKPSQCELPRFDAKKFLELMRGKTLAFIGDSVARNQMESMLCLLWQAKVPKNRGNRRMQRYFFRSTSTMIVRIWSSWLVHKTSEPFDFAREGVVKLHLDAPDEDFMEFIPSFDVIVLSSGHWFAKQSVYVLSNEIVGGQLWWPDKSRSMKINNIEAFGISTETILTSMVTHPNYTGLTILRSYSPDHYEGGAWNTGGSCTGKVKPLAPGELVENGFTDIMHKKQVRAFDRAIKKATNKSKLRLMDITEPFGYRHDGHPGPYRSPDPNKITKRGPDGRPPPQDCLHWCMPGPVDTWNEFVLEIIRREFEGSQSSLL; this comes from the exons ATGATTTTGGATTCACCAAAGGGCGTTCCTGGATTGGTCGCGTTACCGCGGTCGCTCTCTTCTATGGCAGTCACAGTTGGAGGCCTTGCCATTTTCTTAGTTCTTGGTTCTTTGCTTCTGATTTCTTACCCCATTGGTTCCACCGTCCATGGGTATTTTTATGGTGTTGATAATTCTAATAAATTGGCTTTGCCCGTCTTTCCTTCTAACGAAAGCAACACAGATAGTAGTCTTGATCGTAATGTAGATGTGATTAATAGAAATTCCTCATCTGGACCTAGTTTGGAAGTACCCATTAGTTCTAGTGGTGTTAATGATAGTGTAAATGACATAGATAAGAATTCTTTGCCATCGGAGTCTGATCTACAAATTCCCTCTGCCAATGCCCGACAAGAAGTTGGGGTGAAGGAGAAGGGCAGTTCAGTTGCTTCCAGTGCTAAACGAAATGTTGTGTCTGATAATTCAGGTAGTGCAGATAAAGGATCAGATGAAAGTAGCACAACTACTTCTGCTCCAGATTCCGAATCAGAGGCTAAGCCAGTTTTATCTGATGTGCCCAGCAACACAACCCCGATCAGTTCAGAAGATTCTG GTTGTGATCTGTACCATGGAATTTGGTTCTTTGATTCTCAGGGACCATCATATACAAACAACACATGCCCTGTCCTGACACAGATGCAGAACTGCCAGGGGAATGGGAGACCTGACAAGGAGTATGAGAATTGGCGTTGGAAACCTTCTCAGTGTGAACTTCCACGATTTGATGCCAAGAAGtttttggaattgatgagagggAAGACTCTAGCTTTCATTGGCGACTCTGTTGCTCGAAACCAGATGGAATCAATGTTGTGCCTTCTCTGGCAGGCAA AAGTTCCCAAAAACCGTGGGAACAGAAGAATGCAACGATATTTCTTCAGGTCAACATCTACTATGATTGTGCGAATATGGTCCTCTTGGCTTGTTCACAAAACATCAGAACCTTTTGACTTTGCTCGAGAAGGTGTTGTCAAACTCCACCTTGATGCTCCAGATGAGGATTTCATGGAATTCATCCCGAGTTTCGATGTGATTGTTCTTTCTTCTGGCCATTGGTTTGCCAAGCAATCTGTCTATGTCTTGAGCAATGAAATTGTGGGAGGACAGTTGTGGTGGCCAGACAAGTCTCGTTCAATGAAGATTAACAATATTGAAGCATTTGGAATATCTACAGAGACAATTCTCACGTCTATGGTTACCCATCCAAATTACACTGGGCTGACCATTTTGCGTTCCTATTCACCTGATCATTATGAAGGTGGGGCATGGAATACTGGGGGATCATGCACTGGAAAAGTGAAACCTCTTGCTCCAGGTGAGTTGGTGGAAAATGGCTTTACGGATATAATGCACAAGAAACAGGTAAGAGCTTTTGATCGTGCAATTAAGAAGGCAACGAATAAATCAAAGTTGAGGTTGATGGATATCACTGAACCCTTTGGTTATCGCCATGATGGGCATCCAGGTCCATACCGAAGTCCTGACCCAAATAAAATAACGAAACGTGGACCAGATGGAAGGCCCCCGCCACAGGATTGCTTGCACTGGTGCATGCCTGGTCCGGTTGATACGTGGAATGAATTTGTGCTTGAAATTATAAGAAGAGAATTTGAGGGCAGCCAAAGCTCTTTATTGTGA
- the LOC110670165 gene encoding AT-hook motif nuclear-localized protein 6-like produces MEAKEGISLGVTVKGDEAPENFRVAPRTENSISNLSPNPNPIPNSNSNTNPIPSPNPTPNPNPTPNSSQFGGPTVTSSPASAGTDVKKKRGRPRKYGPDGTLATALSPMPISSSIPLTGELSAWKRGRGRPLESVKKQYKYEYESTGERIAYLVGANFTPHVITVNAGEDVTMKVMSFSQQGARAICILSANGTISNVTLRQPTSSGGTLTYEGRFEILSLSGSFMPTDNGVTKSRSGGMSVSLAGPDGRVVGGGLAGLLVAAGPVQVVVGSFLPGHQQEQKHKKQRTEIAPAITPVSVLSPEEMKGAYGGVKPVLIPSSSFHGDNSGPINPIQAFRNSASDNKTSSPEDESKGLDQSNCEVSS; encoded by the exons ATGGAGGCAAAGGAGGGAATAAGTTTGGGGGTGACAGTGAAGGGAGATGAAGCTCCAGAGAACTTCAGAGTGGCCCCCAGAACTGAAAATTCAATCTCTAACCTGAGCCCTAACCCAAATCCTATTCCTAATTCTAATTCTAATACTAATCCTATCCCGAGCCCTAACCCCACCCCTAATCCTAACCCTACTCCTAACTCTAGCCAGTTTGGTGGGCCCACCGTGACCTCCTCGCCGGCGAGCGCCGGCACGGATGTCAAGAAGAAAAGAGGGAGGCCAAGGAAGTACGGACCTGACGGCACCTTAGCTACGGCATTGTCTCCGATGCCGATATCTTCGTCTATTCCTCTCACTGGGGAGTTATCAGCGTGGAAACGGGGTAGAGGACGGCCTTTAGAGTCGGTCAAGAAGCAATATAAATATGAATATGAGAGCACAG GGGAGAGAATTGCGTACTTAGTTGGTGCAAATTTTACACCTCATGTAATCACAGTTAATGCTGGTGAG GATGTCACAATGAAGGTCATGTCCTTTTCTCAGCAAGGAGCTCGTGCTATCTGCATTCTTTCTGCAAATGGTACAATCTCAAATGTTACACTTCGTCAACCTACTTCTTCTGGTGGTACTCTAACATATGAG GGTCGTTTTGAGATACTTTCCTTATCTGGATCATTCATGCCAACTGATAATGGAGTAACAAAGAGCAGATCTGGTGGGATGAGTGTCTCATTGGCAGGTCCAGATGGCCGTGTTGTGGGTGGTGGACTTGCCGGTCTGTTGGTAGCTGCTGGCCCTGTGCAG GTTGTTGTGGGCAGTTTTCTACCAGGTCACCAGCAGGAGCAAAAACACAAGAAGCAGAGAACTGAAATTGCACCGGCTATAACTCCTGTCAGTGTTCTCTCTCCAGAAGAGATGAAAGGGGCATATGGTGGAGTGAAGCCAGTTCTCATACCATCTTCGTCCTTCCATGGAGATAATTCAGGTCCTATTAACCCTATACAGGCCTTTAGGAACTCAGCTTCTGACAATAAAACTTCTTCACCTGAGGATGAATCTAAAGGTCTAGATCAATCCAACTGCGAGGTTTCTAGTTGA
- the LOC110670167 gene encoding probable rRNA-processing protein EBP2 homolog: MGTTDKDLSLYDEKPLQDNEMDDMAYESESESEEEDAKLSIPSQNAIYNRDGLNDKLQDISWPENVGWIHKLSVDIDQEQEVDVNDDLARELAFYTQALGGTRQAFEKLESMGLPFLRPPDYYAEMVKSDAHMEKVKGRLLAEKRNIEESEERRKAREAKRLAKEVQTQKLKERAMQKKMEIETVKKWRKQRQQSGFARGDKDGEMNLSFEDGNVFERPSKKRPGVSPGDRSGGKAKQDWKKGGKKRLEKQQMKREARNSKFGFGGRKGLKKQNTGDTTDNLRGYNNGGAPGNKKRKR; the protein is encoded by the coding sequence ATGGGGACAACAGATAAAGATTTGAGCCTGTATGATGAGAAGCCTTTGCAAGATAATGAAATGGATGATATGGCATATGAATCTGAGTCCGAATCAGAGGAAGAAGATGCAAAGTTGTCTATACCTTCACAGAATGCCATATACAACAGAGATGGTCTCAATGACAAACTTCAAGATATTAGCTGGCCAGAAAATGTGGGATGGATACACAAGCTTTCTGTTGACATTGATCAAGAACAAGAAGTGGATGTGAATGATGACCTGGCACGAGAGTTGGCTTTTTACACACAAGCATTGGGGGGAACAAGGCAGGCCTTTGAGAAGCTTGAGTCAATGGGGCTTCCTTTTCTGAGGCCTCCTGATTATTATGCTGAAATGGTGAAATCAGATGCTCACATGGAGAAGGTGAAGGGTCGGCTTTTGGCTGAGAAGAGAAACATTGAAGAGTCTGAGGAAAGAAGGAAGGCTAGAGAAGCAAAGAGGCTTGCTAAAGAGGTTCAGACGCAAAAACTGAAAGAGAGAGCTATGCAGAAGAAAATGGAGATAGAGACTGTTAAGAAGTGGAGGAAGCAAAGGCAGCAAAGTGGTTTTGCCAGAGGCGATAAAGATGGTGAAATGAATTTGTCCTTTGAGGATGGGAACGTATTTGAAAGGCCAAGCAAGAAGAGGCCAGGGGTATCTCCAGGAGATCGGTCTGGAGGGAAAGCAAAACAAGATTGGAAAAAGGGAGGCAAAAAAAGACTGGAGAAGCAACAGATGAAAAGGGAAGCAAGGAACTCCAAATTTGGATTTGGTGGGAGGAAAGGCTTGAAGAAGCAGAACACAGGTGATACTACTGACAATTTGAGAGGCTACAACAACGGTGGTGCTCCAGGAAATAAGAAAAGGAAGAGGTGA
- the LOC110670150 gene encoding enolase 2, which translates to MVTIKVVKARQIFDSRGNPTVEVDIILSDGNFARAAVPSGASTGIYEALELRDGGSDYLGKGVLKAVENVNSIIGPALIGKDPTEQTQIDNFMVQQLDGTVNEWGWCKQKLGANAILAVSLAVCKAGAMVKKIPLYQHIANLAGNKTLVLPVPAFNVINGGSHAGNKLAMQEFMILPVRASSFKEAMKMGVEVYHHLKTVIKKKYGQDATNVGDEGGFAPNIQENKEGLELLKTAIAKAGYTGKVVIGMDVAASEFYDNKDKTYDLNFKEENNDGSQKISGDSLKNVYKSFVTDYPIVSIEDPFDQDDWVHYSKLTTEIGEQVQIVGDDLLVTNPKRVEKAIKEKTCNALLLKVNQIGSVTESIEAVRMSKRAGWGVMASHRSGETEDTFIADLSVGLATGQIKTGAPCRSERLAKYNQLLRIEEELGSAAVYAGAKFRAPVEPY; encoded by the exons ATGGTTACGATTAAGGTTGTCAAGGCTCGTCAAATTTTCGACAGCCGTGGAAATCCCACCGTTGAA GTTGATATAATACTTTCTGATGGAAACTTCGCTAGAGCTGCTGTGCCAAGCGGGGCTTCAACTG GTATCTATGAAGCTTTAGAGTTGAGAGATGGAGGATCAGATTATCTTGGGAAAGGTGTCCTTAAG GCTGTGGAGAATGTCAATTCGATCATTGGACCTGCCTTGATTGGCAAG GACCCAACAGAGCAAACCCAAATTGATAATTTTATGGTACAACAACTTGATGGAACAGTTAATGAATGGGGTTGGTGCAAGCAGAAG CTTGGAGCGAATGCTATATTGGCTGTGTCCCTTGCTGTTTGTAAAGCAGGTGCTATGGTTAAGAAGATCCCACTTTATCAG CACATAGCAAACCTTGCTGGGAACAAGACCTTGGTTTTGCCAGTACCTGCATTCAATGTTATTAATGGAGGTTCCCATGCAGGCAATAAACTGGCAATGCAG GAATTCATGATTCTCCCTGTCAGGGCATCATCTTTCAAGGAAGCAATGAAGATGGGTGTGGAAGTGTATCATCACCTCAAG ACTGTGATAAAGAAGAAGTATGGACAGGATGCCACTAATGTCGGAGATGAAGGTGGTTTTGCTCCTAATATTCAG GAAAACAAAGAAGGCCTTGAATTGCTGAAGACAGCCATAGCTAAAGCTGGATACACTGGAAAG GTTGTGATTGGGATGGATGTAGCTGCTTCAGAATTCTATGATAACAAAGACAAGacctatgacttaaatttcaagGAAGAG AACAATGATGGTTCACAGAAGATATCTGGAGATAGTTTGAAGAACGTGTACAAGTCTTTTGTGACTGATTATCCAATTGTGTCCATTGAGGATCCCTTTGATCAGGATGACTGGGTGCACTACTCAAAGTTGACAACTGAGATTGGTGAGCAAGTGCAGATTGTTGGTGATGATCTCCTTGTCACAAACCCCAAG CGTGTGGAGAAGGCTATTAAAGAGAAAACCTGCAATGCTCTTTTGCTGAAG GTGAATCAAATTGGTTCTGTAACTGAAAGTATTGAAGCTGTGAGGATGTCGAAGCGTGCTGGCTGGGGTGTCATGGCTAGCCACAGGAG TGGTGAGACTGAAGATACTTTCATAGCTGATCTTTCAGTTGGATTGGCCACG GGGCAGATCAAGACTGGAGCTCCTTGCAGATCAGAACGTCTTGCAAAGTACAATCAG CTTCTTAGGATAGAAGAAGAGTTGGGATCTGCAGCAGTCTATGCTGGAGCAAAGTTCAGAGCACCAGTGGAGCCATACTAA
- the LOC110670190 gene encoding peptidyl-prolyl cis-trans isomerase FKBP53 isoform X2, with protein MGFWGIEVKPGKPHPYHSDNVEGRLYVTQATLGLGSSRETTILQCSVGHKSPIFLCSLLPDRIESCSLNLEFKDELVAFSVIGPRSIHLSGYFVSDEGDHLRDEYESDSGEDIAETESEDSSEFDYGDDDDDDFIDDDEDIEMFAPSPVPNSGVVIEEIVDDDKPTNGNGQPKRSKKKNNKSNDHEDQNNSQQQIVIRGATDASVLESEDEDGFPVTASQKSEDVVQDLQAEVAVQKEKRGKEIKKKARDGNDDAAGKKRKVKSTEQYGQPIRKKKKEKQKEKGKEVDADEIDDNEKNDLSKDGIHHEEVKQQVSPDGNEHHQRVLNSDADSVHGEDASDKKKRKKKKKNKKKNQDSGKDMHKDQAVSAVGDEAKSSLGSQDKQSSGKSSQVRTFANGLVIEELAMGKPDGKRASPGCQVSVHYIGKLQKNGKIFDSNVGRAPFKFRLGVGQVIKGWDVGVNGMRIGDKRRLTIPPSMGYGDRGAGGKIPPNSWLVFDVELVNVR; from the exons ATGGGTTTTTGGG gaattgaagtgaaaccaGGCAAACCGCACCCTTACCACTCTGATAATGTGGAAGGAAGACTTTATGTAACTCAG GCAACTCTAGGCCTTGGTTCATCAAGAGAGACGACCATCCTTCAGTGTTCTGTTGGGCATAAAAGTCCAATTTTCTTGTGTTCCTTGTTACCAGATAGAATTGAATCTTGCTCCTTGAATCTCGAATTCAAGGATGAATTGGTAGCCTTCTCGGTGATTGGCCCACGAAGCATCCATCTATCTGGTTACTTTGTGTCTGATGAAGGCGATCATCTCCGAGATGAATACGAGTC TGATTCTGGAGAAGACATTGCTGAGACAGAGAGTGAAGATTCAAGTGAATTTGATTatggtgatgatgatgatgatgacttCATTGATGATGATGAGGATATTGAAATGTTTGCACCTTCACCTGTCCCCAATAGTGGAG TTGTAATTGAGGAAATAGTGGATGATGACAAACCTACAAATGGAAATGGTCAGCCTAAACGATCAAAGAAGAAGAATAATAAGTCGAACGACCATGAGGACCAAAATAACTCCCAACAGCAAATTGTTATCAGGGGGGCTACTGATGCATCAGTTTTGGAAAGTGAAGATGAAGATGGCTTTCCAGTTACTGCCTCACAAAAAAGCGAAGATGTTGTTCAGGATCTCCAAGCAGAAGTAGCTGTACAGAAAGAAAAGAGAGGTAAAGAAATCAAGAAGAAAGCAAGAGATGGCAATGATGATGCTGCAGGCAAAAAGAGAAAAGTTAAAAGTACTGAACAATATGGTCAACCAATAAG gaaaaagaagaaggagaagcagaaagaaaaaggtaaagaggtagacGCTGATGAAATAGATGACAATGAGAAAAATGATCTTTCTAAAGATGGAATCCATCATGAGGAGGTGAAGCAGCAGGTTTCTCCTGATGGAAATGAGCATCATCAGAG GGTCCTTAACTCTGATGCAGACAGTGTGCATGGTGAAGATGCCTCGGacaagaaaaagaggaagaaaaagaagaagaacaagaagaagaaCCAGGATAGCGGGAAGGACATGCATAAGGATCAAGCTGTTTCAGCTGTGGGAGATGAGGCCAAATCCTCTCTGGGGTCTCAAGATAAGCAATCTTCAGGCAAATCTTCACAGGTTAGAACCTTTGCCAATGGTTTGGTTATTGAGGAGCTAGCAATGGGCAAACCCGATGGTAAAAGAGCTTCTCCTGGATGTCAG GTCAGTGTGCACTACATTGGCAAGCTACAGAAGAATGGCAAAATATTTGATTCTAATGTGGGGAGGGCACCGTTCAAATTTCGCCTAG GTGTAGGCCAAGTTATAAAGGGATGGGATGTTGGAGTTAATG GTATGAGAATTGGGGATAAGAGAAGACtcacaattccaccatcaatggG TTATGGAGATAGAGGAGCTGGTGGAAAGATCCCACCAAATTCGTGGCTTGTGTTTGATGTTGAGTTGGTGAACGTTCGATGA
- the LOC110670190 gene encoding peptidyl-prolyl cis-trans isomerase FKBP53 isoform X1, protein MGFWGIEVKPGKPHPYHSDNVEGRLYVTQATLGLGSSRETTILQCSVGHKSPIFLCSLLPDRIESCSLNLEFKDELVAFSVIGPRSIHLSGYFVSDEGDHLRDEYESYPFDFCSFDDSGEDIAETESEDSSEFDYGDDDDDDFIDDDEDIEMFAPSPVPNSGVVIEEIVDDDKPTNGNGQPKRSKKKNNKSNDHEDQNNSQQQIVIRGATDASVLESEDEDGFPVTASQKSEDVVQDLQAEVAVQKEKRGKEIKKKARDGNDDAAGKKRKVKSTEQYGQPIRKKKKEKQKEKGKEVDADEIDDNEKNDLSKDGIHHEEVKQQVSPDGNEHHQRVLNSDADSVHGEDASDKKKRKKKKKNKKKNQDSGKDMHKDQAVSAVGDEAKSSLGSQDKQSSGKSSQVRTFANGLVIEELAMGKPDGKRASPGCQVSVHYIGKLQKNGKIFDSNVGRAPFKFRLGVGQVIKGWDVGVNGMRIGDKRRLTIPPSMGYGDRGAGGKIPPNSWLVFDVELVNVR, encoded by the exons ATGGGTTTTTGGG gaattgaagtgaaaccaGGCAAACCGCACCCTTACCACTCTGATAATGTGGAAGGAAGACTTTATGTAACTCAG GCAACTCTAGGCCTTGGTTCATCAAGAGAGACGACCATCCTTCAGTGTTCTGTTGGGCATAAAAGTCCAATTTTCTTGTGTTCCTTGTTACCAGATAGAATTGAATCTTGCTCCTTGAATCTCGAATTCAAGGATGAATTGGTAGCCTTCTCGGTGATTGGCCCACGAAGCATCCATCTATCTGGTTACTTTGTGTCTGATGAAGGCGATCATCTCCGAGATGAATACGAGTCGTATCCTTTTGACTTTTGCAGCTTTGA TGATTCTGGAGAAGACATTGCTGAGACAGAGAGTGAAGATTCAAGTGAATTTGATTatggtgatgatgatgatgatgacttCATTGATGATGATGAGGATATTGAAATGTTTGCACCTTCACCTGTCCCCAATAGTGGAG TTGTAATTGAGGAAATAGTGGATGATGACAAACCTACAAATGGAAATGGTCAGCCTAAACGATCAAAGAAGAAGAATAATAAGTCGAACGACCATGAGGACCAAAATAACTCCCAACAGCAAATTGTTATCAGGGGGGCTACTGATGCATCAGTTTTGGAAAGTGAAGATGAAGATGGCTTTCCAGTTACTGCCTCACAAAAAAGCGAAGATGTTGTTCAGGATCTCCAAGCAGAAGTAGCTGTACAGAAAGAAAAGAGAGGTAAAGAAATCAAGAAGAAAGCAAGAGATGGCAATGATGATGCTGCAGGCAAAAAGAGAAAAGTTAAAAGTACTGAACAATATGGTCAACCAATAAG gaaaaagaagaaggagaagcagaaagaaaaaggtaaagaggtagacGCTGATGAAATAGATGACAATGAGAAAAATGATCTTTCTAAAGATGGAATCCATCATGAGGAGGTGAAGCAGCAGGTTTCTCCTGATGGAAATGAGCATCATCAGAG GGTCCTTAACTCTGATGCAGACAGTGTGCATGGTGAAGATGCCTCGGacaagaaaaagaggaagaaaaagaagaagaacaagaagaagaaCCAGGATAGCGGGAAGGACATGCATAAGGATCAAGCTGTTTCAGCTGTGGGAGATGAGGCCAAATCCTCTCTGGGGTCTCAAGATAAGCAATCTTCAGGCAAATCTTCACAGGTTAGAACCTTTGCCAATGGTTTGGTTATTGAGGAGCTAGCAATGGGCAAACCCGATGGTAAAAGAGCTTCTCCTGGATGTCAG GTCAGTGTGCACTACATTGGCAAGCTACAGAAGAATGGCAAAATATTTGATTCTAATGTGGGGAGGGCACCGTTCAAATTTCGCCTAG GTGTAGGCCAAGTTATAAAGGGATGGGATGTTGGAGTTAATG GTATGAGAATTGGGGATAAGAGAAGACtcacaattccaccatcaatggG TTATGGAGATAGAGGAGCTGGTGGAAAGATCCCACCAAATTCGTGGCTTGTGTTTGATGTTGAGTTGGTGAACGTTCGATGA